In Lates calcarifer isolate ASB-BC8 linkage group LG4, TLL_Latcal_v3, whole genome shotgun sequence, a genomic segment contains:
- the abhd4 gene encoding (Lyso)-N-acylphosphatidylethanolamine lipase, producing MDPATTTAPMQNDCETEPSSVWSWWPSWRPTSMSLLKTTESKILACIQNDLWARFVTLPSQDRIWTLTLTNKVVRKPAAPKTPLVMVHGFGGGVGLWIRNLDALSRSRPVYAFDLLGFGRSSRPSFPSDAAKAEEQFVNSIEQWRQSVGLENMILLGHSLGGYLATSYAIQYPSRVSHLILVDPWGFPERPQAQTDGNGSQGTEVVKRPSVPRWVKAIAAVVSLFNPLAVIRAAGPWGPGLVNRFRPDFKRKFEDLFDDDTMTQYIYHCNAQTPSGEVGFRAMSESLGWAKRPMLQRVHLLPPSMPLTMLYGERSWVDSSSGESVVQIRDRAYTRVLLVNEASHHVYADQPEVFNRVVENICNSVN from the exons ATGGATCCCGCTACGACCACAGCTCCGATGCAGAACGACTGTGAGACAGA ACCAAGTTCAGTCTGGAGCTGGTGGCCATCCTGGCGTCCAACATCCATGTCCCTTTTGAAGACTACAGAGTCCAAGATTCTTGCCT GCATTCAGAATGACCTATGGGCCAGGTTTGTGACCCTACCAAGCCAGGATCGGATATGGACTTTAACCCTCACAAACAAGGTGGTTCGCAAACCTGCAG CCCCTAAGACTCCCCTGGTGATGGTCCATGGCTTTGGAGGAGGAGTAGGGCTGTGGATCAGGAATCTGGATGCGCTGAGCCGGTCACGGCCGGTCTACGCCTTTGACCTCCTGGGCTTTGGCAGGAGTTCCAGGCCTTCCTTCCCCTCAgatgctgccaaagcagaggaGCAGTTTGTCAACTCCATTGAACAGTGGAGACAGTCTGTAGGCCTGGAGAACATGATTCTGCTGGGGCACAGTCTTGGGGGCTACTTAGCTACCTCCTACGCCATCCAGTACCCTTCTAG AGTGTCACATCTTATCCTGGTAGACCCCTGGGGTTTCCCTGAGCGGCCCCAGGCACAGACCGATGGGAATGGCAGTCAGGGAACAGAGGTGGTGAAGAGGCCATCTGTTCCACGCTGGGTGAAAGCTATTGCAGCGGTGGTTTCTCTCTTCAACCCACTGGCTGTCATTAGAGCAGCAGGCCCGTGGG GTCCGGGCTTGGTGAACAGATTCCGTCctgattttaaaagaaaatttgaAGATCTGTTTGATGATGACACTATGACACAGTACATCTACCACTGTAACGCACAAACCCCGAG TGGTGAGGTGGGTTTCCGTGCCATGTCAGAGTCTCTGGGCTGGGCTAAGAGGCCTATGCTGCAGCGGGTTCACCTGCTGCCGCCCTCCATGCCCCTCACTATGCTGTATGGAGAACGGTCCTGGGTGGACAGCTCATCTGGGGAGAGTGTGGTCCAGATTAGGGACCGGGCCTACACCAGAGTGCTG CTGGTAAATGAAGCCTCTCACCATGTGTATGCTGATCAACCAGAAGTGTTCAACAGAGTGGTCGAAAACATATGTAACTCTGTCAACTGA